The Acidobacteriaceae bacterium nucleotide sequence GAGCCCGTCGGCAATCTCTCTCCGATGACGTTGCTGTGGATCAGCATCGGGCTCAACCCTTGGTACGAGATGATCTGCGGCGCTGCGGAGCTTATGGGTGGCGTGCTTCTGCTCTTCCGGCGCACGGCCCTGGCTGGAGCGTTACTCTCCGCGTTCGTGATGACGAACGTGCTGCTCTACAACCTCTTCTTTGATGTTCCGGTGAAGATCTTTGCCGCCAATCTGCTGCTGGCGTTGCTCTTCATCTGCCTGCCCGACATCAAGTCGTTGTGGGGCTTCTTCTGGAAGCATAAGCCGTCCGCTCCCACGGGCATATGGATTCCGCCGGTCCAGCGTAAGGCGTTCCGCATTACGACGCGCACCATAGAGATCGTCTACGTCGTGGCTATCCTCGTTGTCATGCCGGGGATGGAAGGCTATGGCTACATGGCGTCGGTGAAGAACGCGCACAAGCCCACCGACCTGCTCGGTGCGTGGCATATCGTCGCCACCAGCAACCCTGCCGGTGCGCTGTTGACGCCGGAGAAGCAGCCCATCACCGACCTCTACGTCGACACCGCTGTGCGTGCGTTCACGCGCGGTGTCGATGGCGAGCTCTGGCGCACGCGGCTCAACACAGATCCCACGGCGAAGACCGTCAACGTCCGTGTCTATGTGGAAGGTGGCCGTGACTACAGCTACACGATGCCGGACAGCCAGCACCTGCAGCTAATAGCCACGGCACCGAAGAGTGATCCGAAAATCAAGGCACCGGCAAAGCCGTTTGTACCCGTAACGATCATGCTCGTGCGCACACCTGTGCCGTCGCACTATCCGTTGCTGGATCGCGGCTTCCATTGGGTGAACGAGTGGGGTCTGGAGCGTTAACTAGACGTCCGCTACGCCTTCAAATAAGTCAGTGGATGGACGCGCTGGCTGCGGCACGGTTGCTGCGGCCAGCGTGTAGCGTTCTTCCCCGCCGTGCTTGGCAAAGACATCCGCCGTTGCGTGCATCACCGGAGCCTGTGAAACATGTTGGCGGAACGCCTCCTGCTTACGCTCGAAGACGTTGCGAACATCCAGCGTGCAGGTCCACGGAGCCAGCAGGGGAGCGTGGCGCTCGGGCAGCACAAAGTTGCCACTCAGGTAATACAACCGCTGCGGCTGGAAGAGGTCGCCAGCTTCGGGGTAGCGCTTCGGGTGCCCTGCCCAGTGGAACGCCGCTGTCGTTGCGGCAGAGACCGTCGTATGGTCAGCGTGCGTGTTCAGCGCGCCCTCGCCGCCGAAGGTGATGATGACGTGCGGACGGAGTGCGCGGATACGCTTGACGAGCACTTCGCCGAGTGACGAGAGCGACTCGAACTCCAGCCGGGCGTCCTGATAATCCAGCAGCTCCGCGTTCTTCACACCAAGCACCTTGCAGGACGCTTCAAACTCTGCGCGGCGCATCGCGCCCAGCTCTTTGCTGGAGCTCGCGCTGCCACGGTACGTCGCCGCCTGACCATCCGTCAGGCAGATCACCGAGGTTTCAGCGCCGCGGTCAGCGGCCAGAGCCAAAGCTCCGCCGAAAGCAAAACATTCGTCATCAGGATGTGCGCAGACGCAGAGTAGCCGAAGTGCCATAGACCTCCTATGGTAGCGCGGCAGGGAGCTCATTTCACCGCGAAAACTACGCCGGTTCGTCGCCGAAGAGAAGATCGGCAGAGTCGATCCTGTCGGCGAGCGCGGCTTCGCGATTCAGCGCCGCCACGGGAGCAAAGCTCTGCCGATGCAGCGGCGTCGGCCCATACTTTCGCAGGGCATCGCCGTGCACCCGCGTGCCATAGCCCTTGTGCGCGGCCAGCCCGTACTGCGGATAGATCAGGTCCGCCTCCCGCATCAGCGCATCGCGATGCACCTTGGCTACAACAGAAGCCGCCGCAATCGACAGGCACAACGCATCGCCGTAGTAGAGCTTCGTCTGGGCGCATGGGTGGTCGATCAGCATCGCGTCCAGAATGATGTGGTCCGGCGCGACGGCAAGCTGCTGCACGGCTCTAAGCATCGCCAGTCGCGATGCCTGATAGATGTTGATGCGGTCGATCGTCTCCGCATCGACCTCGGCGATCGCAAACGCAATCGCCTTTGCACGAATCTCTTTGTCGAGCGCCTCGCGTTGCGCTTCGTCCAACTGTTTGGAGTCCGTCAGCCCCATGCGCTGCAGATCTTCGCTGCCCTCGGGCAGAATCGCGGCCGCCGCCACAACCGGCCCATAGAGCGCTCCCCGCCCCACCTCATCCACGCCCGCAATGACTTTGTAGCCGTGGTAGCGCAGCGCCTCTTCCGGCGCGCTGGAGCACACAAGCTGCTTGAGCATCTTCTGTTTGGCCGTCGCTTTGGTCACGCCGGTCGGCTGCGGAATACGGAAAAGTGAGCCCATTGTCCAATCGTGTCAGTAGGTTGTAGTCGCGCGAGAGTGCGTTCCAACTTAAGTGTAGAGGAAGCCCCTAATCGGGTAATCTGAAGGTATCTCCCCGCAGTTTGTAAGCGAAAATGATGAAAGCTTGTAAAGAAAAATGAAGAAAGCGGAAGGGCGGCCGTTCGCGGTTGCGGCCTTCCTCCCTGTCTTCAGGATCAACATGGCGATGGCATCACAATCTCGGCGATGGAAGCGCGGCTGGTTAGCTGCAGCAGGCGTGCTGTGCGTCTCTGCCAGCGGCATCACGCACGCGCAGGACGCTCCCGCGAAGCGCATCAGCCTCCGTCCGAACGCCGACACCGCGAGCCAGCCCGCACCGTCCTCGACTCCCGCCAGCGGCAGCAGCAGCACGATCCTGCAGCAACCGGCCACTTCGCCGGGTCTCTACGCCCAGCCAGCCGCGACGTCGCAGTCCGCGCAGCCTTCTGCGGCTGCTACTTCGGCTCCAGCTTCTGCACAAGCCGCCCCTGTTTACGCGCAGGCGCCGCCGATTGCCTCTGCAGCACCTGCTACCACCTCTGCTGCGCCCGGCGCAGCTCCTGCCGCAACCCAGCGGCCGGCTCCGCCGGTCTTCCTGCAGGCAGGGCACTCCGCCGCCGCGGAAGCCGCTGCCGTAGCCACTGACTTCCCCGCGCCGTCTCCCGCGCCCCAGGCTCCTCCCGCAGCGCCTCGCCGCATCGTGCTCTTCAATCACCAGCCCGAAGCAGGCGCAACCTCTTCGTCCATCGCCGGAGCGCCCTCCATGAGCGCTGCTCCCGGGCCTGTGAAGAGCACGCCTGCACCGGCTCCTGAGCCGGAACCTGTCACCGCCGCAGCCGACGTCCCACCGCAGCCTAGCGGAGAGATTGCCGACGCTCCTGCGCCTGTACGGAAGAACTCCGGGCGGAAATCCCAGCTTAAGGCCGCAGCTCCGGTCATCGAAATCCCCGGCAAGCCTATGCTCGACGAACTTGGCGTGCAGCGTGTGGACGCCACCGGCAAGCCGATGTTCTATCCGCCGACGCTGCAACTGCGCGACGCGCACGGCAAGCCCGTCTTCAAGGGGGATAAGCCTGTCTTCCAGACCGCTGACGATCTCGGCTACGACGCACACGGTCACCGTTTGCGCGCTCCGAAGGAGTACGTCGCCCGCAAGGCCAACCTGACCCTTGAGCGCGGTGCACTCATGGTGGACGGCATCGTGGGCAAGGTGCGGCTCAACTACGACATCGGCGAACTCCACTACCTGTACATGTATGTGCCGGACACAGGCGTCGTCATCGTCTCAAACGGCCCGTTCCCCGGCGCGATCAAAGAAGCCGGTGCCTTCCGTGGAAATTCGCTGACGGTGCAGGTGGAAGAGCACACGCTGAAGGTTTCTTCGGCCAAATCTCTCATCGGCAACAAGCCGGAGGCGGCGTTTGTCGCCGTCGACCGCAGCTATATCCTGCCTCACGCCACCTTCCCGGTCTTCGGATACGGTGCGACCCGCGTAGCGCCATACGTCTGGCCGGGCAGCAAGGCGGAAGAGAAGCAGCTTGGCGTTCGCGCAGATGCCCCTGCGATTGTTGATGAGTTGAAGCCTCGCCTGCAGAGCCAGGGCTGTGAGCAGGGCGTACGCTGCTCCGACAATGGAGACGTCACCGCCGCTCCCGCCACACCTGCTCCGGAAGCGAAGCCTGCGGCGACGGCTACGCCTGCTCCAGCAGCAGGCAACAAGCCCGCAACGGCGGATCAGCCTGCGAGCACCCCGGCAACTGCTCCAGCGGCACAGACCGCAAACCCTGTAGCGACTCCGAAGCCATAACCACTTTGTGGTAGCCCCATGCCGCTGCTTTGCCTGTATTTTTCACCATATACACACCACCGGAGCGTATTCTCCGTGGCAAACCCTTATCTTGCCCGCCGCCGCTCAGTCGAAGCGTCTGCGGCCCTGGAGTTTGATGATGCCTCGTGGACCTCAGCTTTTTGTCCTGGCCGTTCTGCCTATTGCGCTGTTCGTGGTGCCTCGAGCCTACTCGCAGGCAAGCGAACCAACGCCCCCACCCGCAGCGACGGCTCCCGCCTCACCTTCTCCAACAGAGCCTGTGGCCGCCGACGCTGCCAACGCAGCAGACGCGCCGAAGGCTGAAGTGGCTCCCGTCGCTGGCAGTTTCAAGGGCCCGCTCTATGTGAAGCAAGGTAAGAAGGAAGTGTACGTTGGGCCGAAGGAGCTAATTTCCCTCACCCCAACCCCAATGCTCGACGAGGAAGGCAAGCAGCGCCTCGACCCGGACGGCAAGCCGATGTTCAACCCGCCGGTAAAGCAGCAGCGCGACAAGCACGGCAACCCGGCCTTTGAAGAGAGTGGCAAGCCGCTCTTTCAAACCGCATCCGCGCTCGGCTATGACGATAAGGGCAAGAAGATCCACTCGGAAAAGGTAAAACCGCCTAAGATGACGCCGATTTCCATCAGCCGTGGCACCTTCACGGTGGACGGCGTTGTGGGCAAGGCGGCGATGAACTACGAGATCTCCGACTTGAAGTTCATCTACCTCTACGTTCCGGGGATGGGCGTAACCGTGGTTTCCAACCACGCTTTCCCCGGCTCAAAGGAGCAGCCCAAGGCCTTCGACGGCCCTACCCTGACGGTGAAGGCCGACGACCATACGCTGCAACTCTCCAGTGATAAGCGTCTTCTGGGCAAGAACCCGGAGTCGGCGTTCGTGCTCGTCAACCGCGAGTTCCAACTGCCGTCACACTATCCCGTTGTGGGGTACGGCGAAACAACACGTTCGCCCTACACCTGGCCGGGAAGCCATGTGAATCAGCAGATCGCAGGTATCGAAGCTCCGCCCGTTCCGACCAACCTGCAGCCAACCCTGCTGATGAAAGCCTGCGAAAAGGGCGAGATGCGTATGCCCGCGCCGCCTGTGCTTCCGGGGCAGGTCGCACCGCCGCAGCCGTGCGTCTCGATCGCCAGGGCCGAGGCTGCTCGCAAGGCGCTGAGCGCATCAACCGCATCTGTTGCCGCCACGCCCGCAAAGTAACGGAAACGAACAAAGCTAAGCGGCGATCCCGAGGGATCGCCGCTTAGCTTTAGGACAGATTTCGGCAGTTGCCGAAGGGAAGTCTACGCTTTACGCGCAACTTCCTTCAGGCGGGCAGCCTTACCACGCAGAGCGCGGATGTAGAACAGCTTCGAACGGCGGACGCGGAACGAGCGAATCTTCTCGATCTTATCGACAACCTTCGAGTTGTAGGGGAAGATGCGCTCGACGCCCTGGCCGAAGCTCATCTTGCGAACTGTGAACGATCCTTGCGGTCCCTTGCGGCACGCAATGACCAGGCCTTCAAAGGCCTGCAGGCGTTCTTTTTCGCCTTCCTTGATCT carries:
- a CDS encoding PIG-L family deacetylase, whose product is MALRLLCVCAHPDDECFAFGGALALAADRGAETSVICLTDGQAATYRGSASSSKELGAMRRAEFEASCKVLGVKNAELLDYQDARLEFESLSSLGEVLVKRIRALRPHVIITFGGEGALNTHADHTTVSAATTAAFHWAGHPKRYPEAGDLFQPQRLYYLSGNFVLPERHAPLLAPWTCTLDVRNVFERKQEAFRQHVSQAPVMHATADVFAKHGGEERYTLAAATVPQPARPSTDLFEGVADV
- a CDS encoding ribonuclease HII — encoded protein: MGSLFRIPQPTGVTKATAKQKMLKQLVCSSAPEEALRYHGYKVIAGVDEVGRGALYGPVVAAAAILPEGSEDLQRMGLTDSKQLDEAQREALDKEIRAKAIAFAIAEVDAETIDRINIYQASRLAMLRAVQQLAVAPDHIILDAMLIDHPCAQTKLYYGDALCLSIAAASVVAKVHRDALMREADLIYPQYGLAAHKGYGTRVHGDALRKYGPTPLHRQSFAPVAALNREAALADRIDSADLLFGDEPA
- the rplS gene encoding 50S ribosomal protein L19 gives rise to the protein MNPIMQKLAEKHQRTDLPEFGPGDTIRVQVKIKEGEKERLQAFEGLVIACRKGPQGSFTVRKMSFGQGVERIFPYNSKVVDKIEKIRSFRVRRSKLFYIRALRGKAARLKEVARKA